In Methanosarcina barkeri MS, a single window of DNA contains:
- a CDS encoding IS701 family transposase yields MDINPPKCTDIDYINFLIAASNVFSCTEAARCYPDIANAPSHDAFTRCLQRQPPDTEALWEEVKSYVKLKGGYLSVDDSTLDKPYAEEIAFVRRMWSGKHHRTVKGIGLVTLVWTDGTTVIPIDFRIYNIDVDDKTKNDHFRDMLDKAEERGFNPKFVLFDTWYASVKNLKAIRQKEWHFLTRLKNNRLVNPDNKGNVPLETVDIPPKGRVVHLKAYGFVKVFRIVSKNGDTQHWVTDVQEMDEAKREDLAKKSWKIEEYHRGIKQFCGVEKCQARKEESQRAHIMFSLRAFLRLELQRIKSGISWFESAMKIRRVAVTEYLRNPQYTLN; encoded by the coding sequence ATGGACATAAATCCACCTAAGTGTACCGACATTGACTACATTAATTTTCTCATTGCGGCTTCTAACGTTTTTAGCTGTACTGAAGCTGCTAGATGTTATCCAGACATAGCTAATGCTCCTTCTCATGATGCTTTTACTCGTTGCCTTCAAAGGCAACCTCCAGACACGGAAGCACTATGGGAGGAAGTAAAAAGTTATGTCAAGCTTAAGGGAGGATACCTAAGTGTTGATGATTCAACATTAGATAAACCATACGCAGAAGAAATTGCTTTTGTTCGTCGTATGTGGAGTGGAAAACATCATCGTACTGTAAAGGGAATAGGCCTGGTTACCTTAGTTTGGACTGACGGTACAACCGTTATACCTATCGATTTTCGAATTTATAACATCGATGTAGACGACAAAACAAAGAATGACCATTTCCGTGATATGCTTGACAAGGCCGAAGAACGTGGTTTTAATCCCAAATTCGTTTTATTTGATACATGGTATGCAAGTGTGAAAAACCTTAAAGCCATTAGACAGAAAGAGTGGCATTTCCTTACAAGATTGAAAAATAATCGTTTGGTAAATCCTGACAACAAGGGAAATGTGCCACTTGAAACAGTAGATATTCCTCCAAAAGGACGTGTGGTTCACCTCAAAGCATATGGATTTGTAAAGGTGTTTAGGATAGTTTCAAAAAATGGAGACACGCAACACTGGGTTACAGATGTGCAAGAGATGGATGAAGCAAAACGTGAAGATTTGGCAAAGAAGTCATGGAAAATTGAGGAATATCATAGGGGAATAAAACAGTTCTGTGGTGTCGAAAAATGTCAGGCAAGAAAGGAAGAATCACAAAGAGCACATATAATGTTCTCATTAAGAGCTTTTCTTAGACTGGAATTACAAAGAATCAAAAGTGGAATATCCTGGTTTGAAAGTGCTATGAAAATTAGAAGAGTGGCAGTGACAGAATACTTAAGGAATCCCCAATACACGTTAAATTAA
- a CDS encoding (Fe-S)-binding protein — protein MTNAMELYQMLPKTNCKKCGKTSCMAFAVSLMAHELTPEDCPPLKDEPKYKENYEKISELFKPSESATETGLIVHEDLCFGCGNCVVACPPNVANDPHGIGSGKAPTNPNKLVLAVEDGIVKAQNLGECRRFGKNKILCNGCIVTCPVEAIEFV, from the coding sequence ATGACAAATGCAATGGAACTCTATCAGATGCTTCCAAAGACTAACTGCAAAAAGTGCGGAAAAACCTCTTGTATGGCGTTTGCAGTATCTCTCATGGCCCACGAGCTCACACCCGAGGATTGCCCGCCTCTTAAAGATGAACCAAAGTATAAAGAAAACTATGAAAAGATAAGTGAACTTTTCAAACCTTCCGAAAGCGCAACTGAAACCGGACTTATAGTGCATGAAGACTTATGTTTTGGCTGTGGAAACTGTGTGGTTGCCTGTCCTCCGAATGTAGCTAATGATCCACACGGAATAGGCTCGGGAAAGGCCCCTACGAATCCTAATAAGCTGGTCTTGGCCGTAGAAGACGGCATTGTAAAAGCTCAAAACTTAGGGGAATGCCGCCGTTTCGGAAAGAACAAAATTCTATGTAATGGCTGTATAGTAACCTGCCCTGTAGAGGCAATCGAGTTTGTGTGA
- a CDS encoding molybdopterin dinucleotide binding domain-containing protein: MDFGSFLTAPEINVKVITYRDIFQDKAMLENRFGDEYKDLSAIIKLDHADFKQLDVKKGDTVILKNSFGRVVVKAMESGYETPHKGIAYMPKSPWSNMLVSDETGGTGVPKFKDISVTVTSAKGEKVTELML; the protein is encoded by the coding sequence ATGGATTTCGGATCTTTTCTTACAGCTCCCGAAATAAATGTCAAAGTCATAACTTACAGGGACATCTTTCAGGATAAGGCTATGCTCGAAAACCGCTTTGGGGACGAATACAAAGACCTATCTGCGATAATAAAGCTGGACCATGCGGATTTCAAACAGTTGGACGTGAAAAAAGGCGACACAGTAATTTTAAAAAATTCCTTTGGAAGAGTTGTGGTAAAGGCTATGGAATCTGGATATGAAACTCCTCACAAAGGCATCGCATATATGCCCAAAAGCCCCTGGTCCAATATGCTGGTCTCAGATGAAACCGGAGGTACAGGGGTACCTAAATTCAAGGATATATCCGTAACCGTTACCAGTGCAAAAGGGGAAAAAGTAACAGAACTCATGCTTTAA
- a CDS encoding radical SAM/SPASM domain-containing protein yields MSPKIEMFVERFSSVKFLLRTSIVHSTSKKFSNLIVNETEFKTKKTILSSTPYFIKVESTPNCFLKCPKCCHGRGELKNEDNEKMILTLDNFKKIIDPFADNIFGVNLSHRGEPLLNPYLFQIIAYCHERNIGTIFPTSFSMKLSQKQLEQIVTCGLDHLIVSIDGITQDVYEKYRRGGDLNLVLKNASALINIKNKLTSKTPFIEFKFILFDHNSHQLKDAEKLSINMGFDKFTVVLDNSSPDLAKIQSQIKAKKSAKKKPCYWPWNSMVVYWDGTVSPCCGGHYNMGNAFETPIDSIWNNERYQELRSSFAEQKSDKWKICWQDCWPH; encoded by the coding sequence ATGTCTCCTAAAATTGAAATGTTTGTTGAGAGATTTAGTTCTGTGAAATTTCTCTTAAGGACCAGTATAGTTCATTCAACAAGTAAAAAATTTTCCAATCTGATTGTGAATGAAACTGAATTCAAAACTAAAAAGACCATTCTTTCCAGCACGCCTTATTTTATAAAAGTAGAATCCACTCCAAATTGTTTCCTTAAATGTCCAAAATGTTGTCATGGTAGAGGAGAATTAAAAAACGAAGACAATGAAAAAATGATTCTAACGCTTGATAATTTCAAGAAAATTATAGATCCATTTGCTGACAACATTTTCGGCGTAAATCTTAGCCATCGTGGGGAGCCACTGCTTAATCCATATTTGTTCCAGATAATTGCTTATTGTCATGAAAGAAATATTGGAACAATATTCCCTACTTCTTTCTCTATGAAACTTTCTCAGAAACAGCTTGAGCAAATAGTTACTTGCGGATTGGATCACCTTATTGTCTCTATAGATGGTATTACACAGGATGTTTATGAAAAATACAGGCGGGGAGGAGATTTAAATCTCGTTTTGAAAAATGCCTCTGCTTTAATAAATATAAAAAATAAGTTAACTTCTAAAACTCCTTTCATTGAATTTAAATTTATTCTATTTGACCATAATTCTCATCAATTAAAGGATGCTGAGAAACTGTCCATTAATATGGGTTTTGATAAATTTACTGTAGTACTGGATAACTCGTCTCCCGATCTAGCTAAAATTCAAAGTCAAATTAAAGCTAAAAAGTCGGCTAAAAAGAAACCGTGTTATTGGCCGTGGAATAGCATGGTAGTATACTGGGATGGAACGGTTTCTCCGTGCTGCGGGGGACATTATAATATGGGAAATGCATTTGAAACTCCAATTGACTCAATCTGGAACAACGAAAGATATCAAGAATTGCGTTCTTCTTTCGCTGAACAAAAATCTGACAAATGGAAAATTTGTTGGCAAGACTGCTGGCCTCACTAA
- a CDS encoding prenyltransferase/squalene oxidase repeat-containing protein, with the protein MNREKTNIKSEDVLKKIYLQIKTENFLTDDEKPYILNYLNFLITSITSKAKEISVELNHDCIKEEDLKNAIKKVIPPWEPDIPLEEIERLIESGKEYLIKKQRYGGWGTYSSWMHVAKLPAGIKKWDEEPPLKIWDTAMAIHALLNVGEPKDSKVIRDGIKWIKIQLRNDDGGYPYLPKEYWKYLPLEYCPISSSVYETSYATIALLEAGEKVDSPFIQENIEFLLRVQNKVYKAWGPTPFENMSVGATSCAVRALVKAEIDPKSECIQNAIRWLEDNQREDGGWSDTWKGGASASLITKTYDAISALLASGLEAEDEVIKKGIRYLLRIQDFIRNEKGEWGWVWTPNVKIDISNIENTATAVATLLRAGIKANNLEIKMGIRWLLKNKDFEGSWGNDTPRVIICLSQYLKYSKIS; encoded by the coding sequence GTGAATAGGGAAAAAACTAATATTAAAAGTGAAGATGTCTTAAAAAAGATATATTTGCAAATAAAGACAGAAAATTTTCTTACAGATGATGAAAAACCCTATATATTAAACTATTTAAATTTTTTAATAACAAGTATTACAAGTAAAGCAAAGGAAATATCGGTAGAGCTTAATCATGATTGCATAAAAGAGGAAGATTTAAAAAATGCAATAAAAAAAGTTATTCCCCCATGGGAGCCAGATATTCCTCTTGAAGAAATTGAAAGACTAATTGAAAGTGGCAAAGAATATTTAATAAAAAAACAACGTTATGGTGGATGGGGAACTTATAGTAGTTGGATGCATGTTGCAAAATTGCCTGCAGGAATAAAAAAATGGGATGAAGAACCTCCTCTTAAAATATGGGATACTGCAATGGCAATCCATGCTCTTTTAAACGTTGGCGAGCCAAAAGATTCAAAAGTTATTCGAGATGGCATAAAATGGATAAAAATACAACTTAGGAACGATGATGGAGGCTACCCATATCTTCCAAAAGAATACTGGAAGTACTTACCTTTAGAATATTGTCCAATTAGTAGTAGTGTGTATGAAACAAGTTATGCAACGATTGCCCTTTTAGAAGCAGGCGAAAAAGTAGATTCCCCTTTTATTCAGGAAAACATTGAATTCTTACTTAGAGTACAGAATAAAGTTTACAAAGCATGGGGTCCTACACCTTTCGAAAATATGAGTGTAGGAGCTACAAGTTGTGCTGTAAGGGCTTTAGTTAAGGCAGAAATTGATCCTAAAAGTGAGTGTATTCAAAATGCAATTCGGTGGCTGGAAGACAATCAAAGAGAAGATGGCGGTTGGAGTGATACCTGGAAAGGAGGTGCTAGTGCTAGTCTGATTACCAAGACTTATGATGCAATATCTGCTCTATTAGCTTCGGGATTAGAGGCAGAAGATGAAGTAATTAAAAAAGGTATTCGGTATCTTTTACGTATTCAGGATTTTATAAGAAATGAGAAAGGTGAATGGGGTTGGGTGTGGACACCAAATGTAAAAATTGACATATCTAATATCGAAAATACTGCTACTGCTGTTGCTACTCTTCTTAGAGCCGGCATAAAAGCAAATAATTTAGAGATTAAAATGGGTATTCGATGGTTATTAAAAAATAAAGATTTTGAGGGAAGCTGGGGTAACGATACACCACGTGTAATAATATGTTTAAGTCAATACTTAAAATATAGTAAGATTTCTTAA
- a CDS encoding transglutaminase-like domain-containing protein translates to MIDADISHTIARLAKLAVVLVVLYGAAHRLRFNFTTPAIIIIALCGVGAVVVDFDGDGLNTPSEIQHDTSIFASDSDSDGIPDGYEVNTLHTDPANSDTDSDKISDFDEVNKYKTNPLSENSDGDLYGDYQEIFEFGTDPNYRTVSKLIVKTSPVNADIIIDGEFQGNGQILTELKPGTYKVQYGNVNNYHSPQSQLVTLKFGQQMNIVGNYESYSPSKLVISSTVSNMSGVSPAVYSYYVNNNKQFFQVTIANNGESSAENVILSTCIEGGDWVSSSINEISPTKVSKIGVTPNIPKRVFEKAGKESTKNLYLKLEYSSSGTKQPVVESTVPLKVYGKNALPLADTSRLASANADISLKSFYSYYIDPHDPNVRCITANATMGTDDDLEKAKLIFDALGQYGVYYISDPNDPLGTGIDYIQTPSETLSFKGGDCDDLAVLYVSALESVGVDTALIHIPGHVFVAFKVDGSWNLIETTMIKTPEITDGYEISYFDQATSSGYDTYTENANSALIVKTEEAWEQGITS, encoded by the coding sequence TTGATTGATGCTGATATTTCACATACAATCGCCAGGCTAGCCAAGCTAGCCGTAGTTCTTGTTGTTTTGTATGGGGCTGCTCACAGGCTCAGGTTCAATTTTACTACTCCGGCAATAATAATTATTGCTCTCTGTGGGGTAGGAGCTGTTGTTGTGGATTTTGATGGAGACGGATTAAACACTCCAAGTGAAATTCAGCATGATACCAGTATATTCGCATCTGATTCGGATTCTGACGGAATTCCTGATGGATATGAGGTCAACACACTTCATACTGATCCTGCAAACAGTGATACCGATTCCGATAAAATCTCAGACTTTGACGAGGTAAACAAGTATAAAACCAATCCATTGAGCGAAAATTCTGACGGAGACTTATACGGAGATTATCAGGAGATCTTTGAGTTTGGTACAGACCCTAATTACAGAACAGTATCAAAGCTAATAGTCAAAACTTCTCCTGTGAATGCTGATATAATCATAGACGGAGAATTTCAGGGTAATGGGCAGATATTAACAGAGTTAAAGCCCGGTACATACAAAGTGCAATACGGTAATGTAAATAATTATCATTCTCCTCAGTCCCAGTTAGTGACCTTAAAATTTGGCCAACAAATGAATATTGTTGGGAATTATGAGTCCTATTCCCCTTCAAAACTGGTGATTTCAAGTACAGTTTCCAATATGTCTGGTGTAAGCCCGGCAGTATACAGTTATTATGTAAATAACAATAAGCAGTTTTTCCAGGTGACTATTGCTAACAACGGAGAGTCGTCTGCAGAAAATGTTATTTTGTCTACCTGCATTGAAGGTGGGGATTGGGTCTCATCATCCATCAATGAGATCTCTCCAACTAAAGTGTCAAAAATAGGGGTAACCCCGAACATACCTAAAAGGGTATTTGAAAAGGCTGGCAAAGAATCAACGAAAAATTTGTATTTAAAACTTGAATACAGTTCATCAGGAACAAAACAGCCTGTTGTGGAAAGCACAGTTCCTCTCAAGGTATATGGCAAAAATGCGCTTCCATTAGCAGATACTTCCAGGTTGGCATCTGCAAATGCAGATATCTCATTAAAATCGTTTTATTCGTATTACATCGATCCACACGACCCGAATGTGAGGTGTATTACTGCAAATGCGACAATGGGTACCGATGACGATCTGGAAAAAGCCAAACTAATTTTTGATGCACTTGGTCAATACGGAGTGTATTACATATCCGATCCCAATGACCCATTAGGAACAGGTATTGATTATATCCAGACTCCGTCCGAAACCTTGTCCTTCAAAGGGGGAGATTGCGACGATCTGGCTGTACTTTATGTGTCTGCACTTGAGTCTGTAGGTGTGGATACGGCACTGATCCATATACCTGGTCATGTTTTTGTTGCATTTAAGGTGGATGGGAGCTGGAATTTAATTGAAACAACGATGATTAAAACCCCGGAGATTACTGACGGCTATGAAATCTCATATTTCGATCAGGCGACGTCCTCTGGATATGATACGTATACAGAAAATGCAAATTCAGCATTGATCGTGAAGACTGAAGAAGCCTGGGAACAAGGAATTACGTCGTGA
- a CDS encoding methyltransferase has product MKEFPEIKVPLTQIYEMSLAPVQTNALVAGVELAIFDQLNKPIRAEELAEKCGFDARTTAEYLNVLTACELVTKKNGFYQNSPVAEQYLVTSRPTYYGDLIFFEYERLSMSPKKIAELVKNGPAFSEEKGMNSEEFWIRYAKSMANWERSGTAQKIADIISALPEFSLMKGMLDLGGGPGLVGIAVLSRHPSMEGVLFDQPAVVNVAEEFIAEYGLSDRITMIGGDYLNDHLGSGYDLILASCTLNFAKGCMDKMVKKIYDALNPGGIFVSLHDGIYDEGTKPAIHVLNMMPSVLSGYNCSLSKGFIVDSILNAGFRSVRSKTINFDAGPLDVDIARKTEVTED; this is encoded by the coding sequence ATGAAAGAATTTCCAGAGATAAAAGTTCCATTAACCCAAATATATGAAATGTCCCTTGCACCCGTTCAGACAAATGCACTTGTTGCGGGAGTTGAACTTGCTATTTTCGATCAACTCAATAAACCTATCAGGGCAGAAGAACTTGCCGAAAAATGTGGGTTTGATGCCAGAACAACAGCCGAATATCTCAATGTACTGACTGCCTGCGAACTTGTAACAAAAAAGAACGGGTTCTACCAAAACAGTCCGGTGGCTGAACAATATCTTGTTACCAGCCGTCCAACTTACTATGGAGATCTAATTTTTTTTGAATATGAGCGTCTGTCCATGAGCCCGAAAAAAATAGCTGAACTGGTCAAAAATGGGCCAGCGTTTTCAGAAGAAAAAGGCATGAATTCGGAGGAGTTCTGGATACGATATGCAAAATCAATGGCAAACTGGGAACGTTCCGGAACAGCTCAGAAGATAGCGGATATTATCTCAGCATTACCGGAATTTTCTTTGATGAAGGGAATGCTTGATCTTGGTGGAGGTCCCGGTCTTGTGGGAATTGCGGTTTTATCCCGCCATCCGTCGATGGAAGGCGTATTGTTTGACCAGCCGGCTGTGGTCAATGTTGCTGAAGAGTTCATAGCAGAGTATGGACTTTCGGATAGAATAACAATGATCGGAGGCGATTACCTTAACGATCATCTTGGCAGTGGTTATGATCTGATCCTTGCAAGCTGTACACTCAATTTTGCAAAGGGCTGCATGGATAAGATGGTGAAAAAGATTTATGATGCACTCAATCCCGGAGGAATCTTTGTAAGTCTTCACGATGGGATATATGACGAAGGCACAAAGCCGGCTATCCATGTCCTTAATATGATGCCCAGCGTTCTTTCAGGATACAATTGTAGTCTTAGCAAGGGTTTTATCGTAGATTCTATACTCAATGCAGGATTTCGGTCGGTACGGTCAAAGACAATCAACTTTGATGCAGGTCCTTTAGATGTGGATATAGCCCGGAAAACAGAAGTAACAGAGGATTAA
- a CDS encoding formylmethanofuran dehydrogenase subunit B, protein MEKNYHVCTGCGLLCDDIEVESENNIVNKVYTACRVGVAHMKEARRGEADFLVDNKPVDEATAISEAASILKNARNPLIFGLGTSTSETQKIAIELAKKINATLDDTSSFCLGPLAEALIQDKLKTCTLDDVRNKADVIIYWGTDPSDSHPRLLSKHSYFPRGTEKQRGWEEERTAIAIDVRKSHTAKICGNYFFQIPPKGDAEFIDAMIAGLSGKLPKTSYNYPPKKILELANILKGAKFGVMFVGRGLIYSLENLEPLFKLMEILNEKANFHLIPMVSSSNTMGFNENLFAETGYVNSVKFENGTAKHGPEYSVVESLKAKSVDAALIIGSDPLLFLPGSIAKNMLEIPVISMDHCETLTSKHSKVYINTAINGVEAGGSSIRMDRVKMSFEPVIETNHLSEEVILKKIMEAL, encoded by the coding sequence ATGGAGAAAAACTATCATGTATGCACAGGCTGCGGACTCCTCTGTGACGATATTGAGGTTGAGTCCGAAAATAACATTGTGAATAAAGTTTATACAGCCTGCAGAGTAGGAGTCGCCCATATGAAGGAAGCAAGAAGGGGCGAAGCAGATTTTCTGGTTGATAATAAGCCTGTAGATGAAGCTACTGCTATCAGTGAGGCTGCATCGATTCTTAAAAATGCCAGAAATCCTCTGATCTTCGGTCTTGGGACTTCTACCAGTGAAACCCAAAAAATAGCAATTGAACTTGCAAAGAAAATTAACGCTACCCTGGATGATACCTCCTCGTTCTGCCTGGGTCCTCTAGCTGAGGCTCTCATTCAGGATAAGCTTAAGACCTGTACTCTTGACGATGTAAGGAATAAAGCTGATGTTATCATATACTGGGGAACAGATCCATCGGATTCTCATCCTCGCCTTCTTTCGAAGCACTCCTACTTCCCCAGAGGAACAGAAAAGCAGAGAGGCTGGGAAGAGGAAAGGACAGCCATAGCAATCGATGTCCGGAAGTCCCATACCGCAAAGATCTGCGGGAATTATTTCTTCCAGATCCCTCCAAAAGGAGATGCAGAATTTATCGATGCCATGATTGCAGGGCTTTCTGGAAAGCTTCCTAAAACCTCTTACAATTACCCGCCTAAAAAAATCCTTGAGCTGGCAAACATCCTTAAAGGAGCAAAGTTCGGAGTAATGTTTGTAGGACGCGGGCTCATTTACTCGCTTGAAAACCTTGAGCCTCTTTTCAAGCTGATGGAAATTCTGAATGAGAAAGCAAATTTCCACCTCATACCAATGGTAAGCAGCTCTAATACAATGGGCTTTAACGAAAACCTCTTTGCAGAAACTGGATACGTGAACAGTGTAAAGTTTGAAAATGGAACTGCAAAGCATGGACCCGAATACTCAGTTGTTGAATCTCTTAAAGCAAAATCGGTGGACGCAGCCCTTATAATAGGTTCAGACCCGCTTTTATTCCTTCCCGGATCTATTGCAAAGAACATGCTGGAGATTCCTGTTATCTCGATGGATCATTGTGAAACCCTGACTTCCAAGCACTCAAAGGTCTACATCAATACCGCAATAAATGGGGTAGAGGCAGGGGGAAGTTCCATACGCATGGATAGAGTTAAAATGAGCTTTGAGCCTGTTATTGAGACAAATCACCTGTCTGAGGAAGTAATTCTCAAGAAAATAATGGAGGCACTCTGA
- a CDS encoding secondary thiamine-phosphate synthase enzyme YjbQ, with the protein MPVETREISVTGKEDCGIVDITEIISEEVKKSKIRNGTVTIFCIGSTGAITTMEFEPNLSKDVSETLDQLIPLDRDYHHHKTWGDYNGGSHLRAMLIGPSLTVPFIEKDLTLGTWQQIVYINFDRIEKVRRIVLQILGDF; encoded by the coding sequence ATGCCTGTGGAAACAAGAGAAATCTCAGTAACCGGAAAAGAGGACTGTGGAATTGTTGATATAACCGAAATAATCTCAGAAGAAGTAAAAAAATCAAAAATAAGAAACGGAACGGTTACGATCTTTTGTATTGGGTCAACCGGAGCAATAACTACAATGGAATTTGAGCCTAATCTCTCAAAAGATGTCTCTGAAACGCTTGATCAGCTAATTCCTCTTGACAGGGACTATCACCATCACAAAACCTGGGGAGATTATAATGGAGGCTCGCATCTAAGAGCTATGCTTATCGGCCCGAGCCTTACAGTGCCTTTTATTGAAAAAGACCTTACTCTTGGAACCTGGCAGCAGATTGTGTACATTAACTTTGACAGGATTGAAAAAGTAAGAAGAATCGTATTGCAGATACTCGGAGATTTTTAA
- a CDS encoding HAD family hydrolase, whose translation MPVQQDFLPIFAGFYSTSAGFYVNSKTQGGRYEIYMKYSTVIFDFDYTLADATSGIVSSFNYAFSKLDIPCFDHESIKRTVGLPLDRAFIQLTNNENKVLIDRFLSLFREKANEVMSRETMLYADTVNTLERLKQNGLNTGIVTTKHHFRIVETLNQYGVLDLIDIIVGGEDVKVPKPSPEGLLLAIDSLNAQLDNVLYIGDSLIDAKTALAANVDFAAVTTGTTTETDFSRYPYVKIVKSLSELFSE comes from the coding sequence ATGCCAGTACAGCAGGACTTTCTGCCAATATTTGCAGGATTCTATTCTACTTCTGCAGGATTCTATGTCAACAGCAAGACTCAAGGCGGGAGATATGAAATATATATGAAATATAGTACTGTTATTTTTGATTTTGATTATACATTAGCTGATGCAACGAGTGGTATTGTTTCAAGTTTCAACTATGCCTTTAGCAAGCTGGACATTCCCTGCTTTGATCATGAAAGTATAAAAAGAACTGTTGGATTACCACTCGACAGAGCATTTATTCAGCTAACAAACAACGAAAACAAAGTTTTGATAGATCGTTTTCTAAGCTTGTTTCGGGAAAAGGCTAACGAGGTAATGTCCAGAGAGACAATGTTGTATGCTGACACAGTAAATACATTAGAACGATTAAAACAGAATGGGCTCAATACAGGTATCGTAACCACAAAACATCATTTTCGAATAGTTGAGACTCTAAACCAGTACGGGGTTCTGGATTTAATAGATATTATTGTTGGAGGAGAGGATGTTAAAGTCCCCAAACCGTCTCCAGAAGGATTATTGCTTGCAATTGACAGCCTCAACGCACAACTTGATAATGTGTTGTATATTGGAGATAGTCTGATTGATGCTAAAACGGCCCTGGCAGCAAATGTTGATTTTGCGGCCGTGACCACAGGAACGACAACGGAAACTGACTTTTCACGATATCCGTATGTAAAGATAGTAAAAAGTTTATCCGAACTTTTTAGCGAGTAA
- a CDS encoding ferredoxin-thioredoxin reductase catalytic domain-containing protein: MTDHNELKQKMYEWTQKYAEKAGYRLNPDKEALDYVLDGLTVKLEKFGRRYCPCRIVTGDEKEDRKIVCPCIYHKEEVERDGNCHCELFFKAN; encoded by the coding sequence ATGACTGATCATAATGAACTAAAACAGAAAATGTATGAATGGACTCAGAAATATGCAGAAAAAGCAGGGTACAGGCTTAACCCGGATAAAGAAGCTCTTGACTATGTGCTTGATGGACTTACAGTTAAGCTTGAGAAATTCGGAAGGCGTTACTGTCCCTGCAGAATAGTTACCGGAGATGAAAAAGAAGATAGAAAGATTGTATGTCCCTGCATCTATCATAAAGAAGAAGTCGAAAGGGACGGAAACTGTCACTGCGAACTTTTCTTCAAAGCGAATTAA